Sequence from the Pagrus major chromosome 15, Pma_NU_1.0 genome:
GTGCTGAGTGGGGAAGGGGAGAGCGGCAGCTGGTGCTGCGCCCCAACCTCAAGGGACCGATGACCTCCCTCTGGCTGGGTGGACACATCCAGACTCAAGGGGTCTGACAGTTCCCCAAATGGAGTTCCAGGTTGTGCTGGCACCACCAGTCCAGCAGCTTCCTCTAACAAACCCAGGCCGACTGCCTCTGCTGCAGACTCGGCTGTGTCAAAGGTGGTTTCAGGTGGCCCCCTGATACACAGTGGAGGGAGCTGAGGGTACACGCAGTCCCTCATCAACCTGTTGCTGCCAATGTCCAACCGGGACACTTTGGGAGGGGGGCGGATCTTCGCAAATGGTGGCCATGTGTCCCATACCTCCTGCTCCTGAAGCATGTAACAAGAAGGCGAgtagaaagagggaggaggtcGTCGAGGGATGGACAAGTGggcaggagctgcagcagcagagggtgaggagggatCTAAGGATTTATGGTCAGGGATTGGAGGTAGTTGTGAGTTTGTCTGCCGTGGCTGGTTGATCTGGGGGAATGATCGAAAGAGGCGATGATGGTGTCGCGTGCTGGAAGGTCCTACAGAGCCACTGAAGGGATGTGGGCTGACGGGGGGCCGTGGCTTTATCTTTGCCGACTTCTTCGGCTGGAGGACAGAGACACGGACAGAGACAGTCAGATTATACCACAGCAGCCCCTCACAAGTACTGCacatattcaacatttttccatTCTgcaaaattataaaattataGTGGTTATCTCATCACTTGATTCAACCTGCTTGGATACATTAATTATGAACATAGAAAACATGATCAAACCAGTGCAGTTTAATGTAATGAAAGGCTCCTTCCTCTtataaacacatgcaaattTGTATGTGGTGCAGTACATCTGCAGTATGCAAATGGTTGCTGGCTAACATTTTTAGCTTGATTATGACAAGCAGGATTCTGTGTGATGACATTATTAAACATAATTTGGTTTCACTATTTTatcaatgaaaaatacaaatttgaaaaTAGgatgcttaaaataaaaaacaagaaggcCACAATGCCGGTTTCTAATTATCtacatgtaaaaaatgttgtgcatGCCACATTTGCACTCTATTAGGCAGTACAATTTTAATCTCAGCATCTTCCAACCTTCTTGTTGAGGTTCATGTCCTCCATCTTGGCTTTGAGTAGCTTCATTTTGTTCATGGTGATGGAGTTCTCAAGGCTCTGCTGTGCAGCTGCACaaccctctccatcctcctcctcttctgcacACACATTGTACACTGAGCCACCGCTGGAAAATATGAGCACAAAAACATTCTTTCTATTAGTGGTCgaacaaaaacagcagtttCCTCAGTGGCCCTGCTCATTGCAACATTTGTCAGTACAATGAGCATGAACTCAGGTGCAAAGACCTCCAACTACCACTGAATAATCAATGTTAACTACTCAACTCTGCACCGGCTGTACAATTATACTTAATTAATGTATGTTCTTAATTTGTGCCTCATTTACCTTTGCTTGCACTATTCTTAATATTCAGAACCTGATGCATTAGTCTCTGTTCATATTTATAAACTGAAGGTTTAATGATGACCAATAGGAGCAAAGCCCTGGCTCAACTCTTTATATGcataatatcaatatttggatggataaaaatataataatatgctaatttctgtttaaaacaacattatgaaAATATCCTGAACCTCATTGATTCAGACAGGGGGGTCAGGGTGCCATCTCCCCTGTCAACCACTCGGAAGAAGTTTAGCTGGTCTCCCTCACGATAGACCACAAATGTGACCTGCTTATTGGACAGGTTTTTCTCCCAACCCTCCTCCTTTGTGCTCTCCATCAGGTCAGCCACCTCTTTGACAGGATCCTCCATGGTTACTGACAAAAAAATAGAGGGGGTTCTGTGATTAAACAGAATATCTCAAGAACAGTTCTTCAGATTTGATCTAAtctggcaggtttgttgctgaggacctGAGGAAGTAAAgtgtcaaatttggtgcaatttggacatgCGTATATATAATCATGCGtatatatattaatgtattGATATAcactgctctgtgcagcagcaggggcaTGACTTCAGTGCTCTGGCTTTATGCCTCTGCAGACTGACGTTGGGCTCACACTACAGTACTTCTCACCCACTTAGAAATCTGGTTGTGTAACACACATAAGGAAAAACCCTAtagattttcttctctttaatcttaaacatgcagacacaagaagattttaaaataatggGACATCGCACATTACAGACAAGATTATCATACAAGAAGGAGCAATGCACCAGATCATGTGTTCTCACggggaagcagatgtaaacaaaacagagattaGCGTGATGCAACAagttgcaaaaacaaaatcagaataCAGGTTTTTTTAGTCTTCAGAGTTAACTGGAGGGTAGATTTTAAGTTAACTAACACTAGCCTCAAGGGCTAAAATTGGTTACCATTGCTTGGCAGCACTATCTGCTGCTctgggatgcctctctcattgacTATTGTGGTTTGGCTTGGAGAGAACCGGTGTAATCATCCAGATATGAAATCATAACtatcaaacatttttgataTTATCAAGCCGGTCCAGAAGAGTCTGTGGAGGCTCaacactggatctgtaaacctcTCACGTTATCCAAAAATCTGCGAACATCGGTAGCCAAATAATGCACACACCCAAGCACTGCCAGGTTTTGCAACTATGTTACTGCAGGTGTATTGCTCAGTACCTACGGAAGCTTGGTGTCAGGTGTAATTTTGTTTGATTGAGCTTTTCTCaaaagctgcaagcagcaatACCACAGAACAACCAATGGGCCCCTTTGGAGCAGCATGTTTTCAGTGGGCTCTGCATTGGTGATCTCTAACTACAGATGTCCACCATGTGAGTGTATGGTTCTTTGATTTCGTCCTTACCTCTCCTGGTGTTAATAGGTCCTCCCCTCATAGCCAAGACTAGTTTCAAAGTGCAGCCCTCTGCAATGCTAcgaacaaaaacagaagcaacATAAGTAAACATTAATGTAACCCATTTCCCAGTGCATGTAATTCTAATGTGACAGAAGGAAATAGCAGGAGgcaacatatttacatttggGGGAAAATACTTTACTTGTGAGGCAGAGGGGAAAGGCTCTGATCTAAAGTAAATAACACTTCAAGGGTCAGGATGATTTCCAGATGAACTTAAGTGCATGACTGGGAATTCCACTGGAACATTTGTTTCATATGAGCAGATGTCTCATTGCCTACGCCTCTGCATCTAGAACTTCAAAAGCATGCTGCAGTGTGATAGGCGAGCCGAGCAAGATCTCACCAGAGGCTGTTCATGTGGAAAATTAAGTGACAAACATTCATAACAATAACCACCATCTGCAGCCAGCAGAGCACTGGAGGGTGAGGTTGGCATCTCATAAAATGACAAGAGTGGATGGGCCACCTCTCTAAATGACCAGTATGTCACTTGTCACATCCAGGCTCCATATCTCTGACACATTTACAAGATGCCGAATTGAATTTAAACTGAGTCACCACTGCAGCTGAGAGGCTTTTAAAGTGCACATGCAAATGATTCTAGATGTACACAGCCTGTTTTCAAGCATATTGCTGGTAATTGCTCTCACACGCCTTTGTTGTCTGTGTGAATTTGCCTCAGTGACAATGCTCTGAAGCACAGAAAGGGTCGGGGAGGAATAGACTTACCCATAGTCATGCAGACAATGTTCATCATCCAGCTCCAGATTGTTCCAGATAAGGTGTTGCTGGGCAACAGGGATACCTttacagacagtcagacagaagGTAGGAGAGAAAACAGCCAAAGTTGAAAAGGCCCTGTTCATATTTCAAAGACAAAGTTCACTAATCTGACAGATAGACAAGGTGAGAACACTACCAACAGAAGCATCCATAGAACCACAGAAGATGATTCACGTCTGCCCCCTTAAGACAGAACTATGTAACTGCTGAAAAAGGGCTAATTACAGAACAGATGCCTTGACAACTAAAAAcatctacatttatttgatgtcaGTGTGTTTCCTATGTTTGAAGAAGACTGGTGCAAGTTTTTGGTGGGCAGGTTTGGGGGTCCGGGTAGTTCGtcgtgaaaaaaaagaagaagcaatTTTCCATCATTTTGGGCCATTATTATTACCACATCTCTGTACAAAAATTTGGACAACTAGAGCGGatgataaacaaacaatacTGAAAAAGTCCACTGAAGAAGATCACGGAAAAGTCATTTAGATG
This genomic interval carries:
- the zfand4 gene encoding AN1-type zinc finger protein 4, translated to MTDRKEPPFFNDDSVGAFHYKLPFYDTMELFIETLTGTCFELRVLPFEAVISVKAKIQRLEGIPVAQQHLIWNNLELDDEHCLHDYGIAEGCTLKLVLAMRGGPINTRRVTMEDPVKEVADLMESTKEEGWEKNLSNKQVTFVVYREGDQLNFFRVVDRGDGTLTPLSESMSGGSVYNVCAEEEEDGEGCAAAQQSLENSITMNKMKLLKAKMEDMNLNKKPKKSAKIKPRPPVSPHPFSGSVGPSSTRHHHRLFRSFPQINQPRQTNSQLPPIPDHKSLDPSSPSAAAAPAHLSIPRRPPPSFYSPSCYMLQEQEVWDTWPPFAKIRPPPKVSRLDIGSNRLMRDCVYPQLPPLCIRGPPETTFDTAESAAEAVGLGLLEEAAGLVVPAQPGTPFGELSDPLSLDVSTQPEGGHRSLEVGAQHQLPLSPSPLSTWTLGTSDALTSRADRTQLGTAFHISPPSPLPASASQSTSTRLLPQPFDSTLSFLQPNLQAQSSAQVKPGDTSPHPSTPSSSHPPRLRGVKVESPGKRPEVISKREARGITKMANQACKEPVGSLTNSELLASLSTRAPDSSNSRDSLGESVGLALALPPATASGQGSLGSRLPSIPTNRLLQDDLIRQMSPLHRAAASFMATNTLASAGGVMAPFGRIGTPSYHLPPVKAPTGTKKKSSKHCFLCGKKTGLATSYECRCGHNFCATHRYAETHDCTYDYKSAGRRFLQETNPLISAPKLPKI